A single Mytilus trossulus isolate FHL-02 chromosome 12, PNRI_Mtr1.1.1.hap1, whole genome shotgun sequence DNA region contains:
- the LOC134693113 gene encoding serine/threonine-protein kinase Pink1, mitochondrial-like: MTAKVISNVFKRGKDIFRLALSKQPQNVEVRQPKTELFRLHPSQVVAPIRSILFTSRVSYKTIASHLRRRAAFEFGRPQRLPFFGFVGLALATSAQNDNEKLTEEIREVLQNRIKTSPIIQQLSLESFDLGQVIGKGCNAVVFEARQKDGEAATLELDNSSDFENVNLQSTIVEDEEDKWYPPTEPYVEEETSQSFSVISEGETIMSSFSINEGETNESFSFIESREVTLNQYHFDDELSMDSMSISTELNDGESENTESEEECDKWSFIEEEGIETGSIEDTTSIKYNLAIKMMFNYEVESKADSIMKAMEKETVPARVPIYQQGNSWYFRNRVRLKSLPQHPNIVDMIGAFVDPFNVPQLSVAMETYPAALPKRLYSSGLGRNMTMYIVMKKYDMTLREYLEQHKPDVRTRCLLLTQLLEGIIHLGNHGIAHRDIKTDNMFLEYSESSVPKLVIGDFGCCLADTEFEQKLPYFTSDVDRGGNCSLMAPEISTAIPGRDVWLDYNKADLWAVGTIIYELFSMDNPFYGNQFGQGLLDSRTYREQDLPSLPDTVPHIVKLLVRLCLSRDPTKRPTPTDAANLMQIYLWLPEWFVFKPDLSGIKEHLLVLTAQVILHGKHMAPGDQLMSTFLQRLKLQDIEGIIHNIAEVE; this comes from the exons ATGACAGCCAAAGTCATTTCGAATGTCTTCAAACGTGGGAAGGACATTTTCCGACTCGCACTTTCAAAACAACCACAAAATGTTGAAGTCCGACAACCCAAAACAGAACTATTCCGTCTGCATCCATCTCAAGTTGTAGCTCCAATAAGAAGCATCTTATTTACAAGTCGTGTGTCATACAAAACGATTGCCAGTCACCTAAGACGACGAGCAGCTTTTGAGTTTGGAAGACCGCAACGACTTCCATTTTTCGGCTTTGTTGGTTTGGCCTTGGCAACTTCGGCACAAAATGATAATGAGAAATTGACAGAAGAGATCAGA GAAGTTCTACAGAACAGAATCAAGACCAGTCCAATTATACAACAACTGTCCCTGGAATCATTTGACCTAGGTCAGGTTATTGGTAAAGGATGTAATGCTGTTGTGTTTGAAGCTAGACAGAAAGATGGAGAGGCTGCGACCCTTGAACTTGATAATTCTTCAG attttgaaaatgttaatttaCAATCAACCATTGTGGAGGATGAAGAAGATAAATGGTATCCACCTACTGAGCCATATGTTGAGGAAGAAACCAGCCAATCATTTTCTGTGATCAGTGAAGGGGAGACAATTATGTCaagtttttcaataaatgaaggGGAGACAAATGAAAGTTTTTCCTTCATTGAGAGCAGAGAGGTCACTCTGAACCAGTATCATTTTGATGATGAACTTTCTATGGATAGCATGTCCATTTCAACTGAATTAAATGATGGAGAGAGTGAAAATACAGAATCTGAGGAGGAATGTGATAAGTGGTCATTTATTGAGGAGGAAGGAATTGAAACAG gATCAATAGAAGATACCACATCAATCAAATATAACCTggctataaagatgatgtttaACTATGAAGTCGAATCAAAAGCTGATTCTATAATGAAGGCCATGGAAAAGGAGACTGTCCCTGCTAGAGTTCCCATTTACCAGCAAGGGAATTCATGGTACTTTAG AAACAGAGTTAGACTAAAATCATTACCACAACATCCAAACATAGTTGATATGATTGGTGCATTTGTTGATCCCTTTAACGTGCCTCAGTTGtctgttgccatggaaaccTATCCAGCTGCATTACCGAAGAGACTGTATTCAAGTGGACTAGGACGTAATATGACAATGTATATAGTGATGAAGAA GTATGATATGACACTGAGAGAATATTTAGAACAGCATAAACCAGACGTAAGAACAAGATGTCTTCTGCTGACACAGCTATTGGAGGGAATCATACACCTAGGGAATCATGGGATAGCACATAGAGATATTAAAACTGACAACATGTTTTTGGAATATTCAG AATCATCAGTACCCAAGCTTGTAATTGGAGACTTTGGATGTTGTTTGGCAGACACAGAATTTGAACAGAAACTTCCATATTTTACATCTGATGTAGACAGGGGAGGCAACTGTTCATTAATGGCACCTGAG ATTTCGACGGCCATTCCCGGTAGAGATGTCTGGTTAGATTACAATAAAGCTGATCTCTGGGCTGTAGGGACTATTATTTATGAACTGTTCTCTATGGACAATCCTTTCTATGGGAACCAGTTTGGACAAGGATTACTGGATAGTAGAACCTACAGGGAACAAGATCTGCCCTCCTTACCAG ATACAGTACCACATATTGTCAAGTTACTAGTAAGACTGTGTTTATCTAGAGATCCCACAAAG AGACCAACCCCTACTGATGCAGCCAATCTAATGCAGATTTATCTGTGGTTACCTGAATGGTTTGTGTTTAAGCCTGATCTTTCTGGTATAAAGGAGCACCTGTTGGTCCTTACAGCTCAGGTCATACTGCATGGGAAACACATGGCTCCTGGTGACCAGCTGATGTCAACATTTCTACAGAGACTAAAGCTACAGGACATTGAGGGAATTATACACAACATTGCTGAAGTGGAATAA